The Pichia kudriavzevii chromosome 3, complete sequence nucleotide sequence AGATCTTTAGAGTCAAACACAATACCTTGATGCAGAGCAGACGTTCAAGATACTATAGCATAATAATCAAATACTTGAACAGgctgaaaaaaatcgaTGAAATGAACATCAATGCCTCACAGAAGAGGCGGAGTCTAGATCCGAAGGCCTTCCAGAGCATACAATTACGGTCGCCCTCAGAATTATATCCTCAGACTGGAATGGGGAAACTACGATTGTCGGGTTCATCCTTAGAGGAGGCCACGTCATCGGATTCGTCAGATAACGACTCAGTTTTGGAAATGATGCATTCTTTAAAAACTATAGACATTGAAACGTTTCTTCAAGTAGATCCACGAAATTTGACGATTATTAACATCCAAGTCCGGAAGTTGAACTCACAGAAGAGAAACATCATAACCATAGATCCAAGTCTAGTTAGTGATTCCGCAAGCATAGACCATCTAATTATTCCATACTTGAAACAAAACGAGGtaattgttttgttttcgaAGTCTCCCAATATATCCGGACTTGAAACAGAAATGTTTAACCAGTTGTCGAAAAGGGGCTTTGATGATATCTATTGGCTACAAGGAGGGTTTAATACTTTCAAGTTGCACTGTATTTCTCCACAAACCTTTTCACCTTCGACTAGGTCTTTGCTGACGCCGAAAATACCGTTGTTGAATAGCGACAGTTACGAGCACTTTAATACAACTCCTAGCTCAAGAAGTCCGCAAGTAATACCGCAACCGATTCCTccaccaataccaatatcTCAACCCTTAATAAAACAAACGGATGTCTCTATCAACGGAATTATCAACGGTTATTCCAATAACAGCCAAAGTAACttgaataatttgaataatgGCAGCCACAATCAGCATTCGATAGTTTCCACTTCTACAACTACCTATAATGAACCGTCCAAATTGAGTTATAAACCTATCGTTAGGTTGAGAAACTTGGGCTCTACATGCTATATCAATTCATTAATTCAATGTTTGTTTTCGCTTGAAAAGTTTAGAGGCTTCTTTCTCAACGATGCAAAATTAAAAGACTATTTGACTAATTTAAATGGTTCAAAGGCGTGGCTGACGTCAAGTATACACGAGctcttcaatgatttctACAAGTACTCTCCACACAATACCCAGCCGCCGGTGATTGATATGACCAGATTTCTATCAATTGTCGCCAAGAAAAACCCTGAGTTCAATATACCTCACGAACAGCAAGACTCATCTCAGTTTTTGTATTATATTGTCGATCAGTTACACAAGGAGCTGAAATTCTCATCATCCAGAGCATTAGAATTACACCTggttgaaatcaacaacaggCTCAGCGAAAAGTATACAAAGTACCAATATAAACTATTGGAAGATGAGGGCTATAGTTACATCAAGGACCTTTTTAATATTAGAGAGGGAGTTAAAATGAAATGCAATAGATGTGGGTATACTAGTGTAAAGTATGATACTTCGATAATGTTGCATCTATCCATCAACAAAAGATCGACAAGTTTAAATGAAATCATGTCATTTAATTTTCAACCAGAAGAGATGAGTGAGAGGTTAGGTAATGCATGGAGTTGTGATGGTTGTAAAGAATCCGAAAAAAGATTTAATGAATTACAAGATAAAGTTGATACCTACTATGACATTATTAACGCAACTACTAAACTAGAACCAGGCATTAACGAGCAACAccataaaaaaaagaagaagtttttTAGGCCTTTTGGCATTACTTCCAGCAAAGGTCCAAAACATTCCGATTCTGAGGTTATATCAAGGCAAGAGTCTGTTGATCCCGAAATGGAGAAGTTTATCAACTCGTTCACCGATGCAGAAAAATCAGAATACGATAAACTCTTGGACATTACAACAAGAGAACGTGTTGCCTATCGAACGGTTGAAATAATCGACCTACCAAACATACTTGTTATCTGTCTTTCACTATTCCatccaaacaaacaagataCCAAGGTGAACATGAAGAGCTTGAAATTCCCTGAAAAATTGACAATGGAATATGAAAGTTGTTGCCGAGTGTATAAACTAAATTCCTGGGTCGATCATTGGGGCGGAAGTCTTGACTCTGGCCATTATACTGCAACCGTTGATTTACTGTCAACACAATGGCTTGTTTGTGATGACGACAAAATCCAGCCTGCATACTCTAAGATGGGCGGAGTAGATGACAGTAATGTCTATCTGTTGTTTTACGAGGCCCTTTAGGATGTTGACATGCCAATAAAAGAAAGTATTTTATAAAGTGTATAACTTATATTCTAAGTTTCTACAATTGTAGGGGATGAAAGGACGTGAGGTTCTGAAACTGAGAATTTTTAGTGTGCACATGCACGCTCaaaaaaggcaaagaagaaaaaaaactatagAAAAATACACATAgtcaaaaaagaaaaaaaacgattatttttatcactttttccttttgttttcagcATATAACTCTAATCACTGATACCTGTGTTTACAAAACAAATACAGGCACTACAATGTCGGTTATTTCGATTACTTTGGCGAAACCAAGAGATAGACATGAAAATGAGCATGAGGAGGATAGTATGATGCAAGATGATGAACTTGATGATATATTAGAAACTAAGAAACGCCAAGTTTTAGGTTTAGAGAACAATACAATTGTCACTCCTGGAGAACTAATTACTGAAGATGCTACATGGATGAGGGGCCATGGGACATACTATCTTGATGAACACACCTATACATCCACAGCGGGAGTAGTTTCCAAAGTGAATAAATTATTGAGTGTTATTCCATTTAATGGACGTTACAGACCAGAAACAGGAGACCACGTTGTTGGACGAATTATTGGTATCAGTAATAAGAGGTGGAAAGTCGAGTTAGGGGCAGAACATGCCGGTGTCTTGTTATTAGGGGCTGTGAATCTACCGGGTGGTGTTTTAAGGAGGAAATCGGATAGTGATGAATTACAAATGAGAAGTATATTAAAGGAGGGTGACCTATTAAACTGTGAAGTCCAAAGCACATTCTCTGATGGTAGCGCCAGCTTGCACACACGTTCCTTGAAGTATGGTAAATTGAGAAACGGTGTGTTTGTTAAGGTGAGTTCATCACTAATTGTTAGAACAAAGAATCACATGCATGATTTACCAGGTGGTGTTTCAGTAATTCTTGGAGTTAATGGATATTGCTGGATATTCAAGACCAAGATAAATGCAAACGCAGGAGAAGTAAACAAGTCAATAGGCAAGGCGGAGAGTGAGCTAACTGCTGCTAATAAAGGATATTCGATTGGTATGGGTAGTGTCAGTATAACCAGGCTTGAAGAGGAGAGTTCCTGGGAGATTTATAGTGACAAGAACGACGACATTAGTTCtaatttgaaggaaacCATTTCCCGTTATAGGTGTTGTTTGGTAGCGTTAGGCTTCTGTAATATTGCCATTGATGTAAAGAGATTGGTGAAAGCTTATGAAATCAGTTTGGGGTATGGTGATGTCAATAGCTTGATTAGCGGAGATGTGAAGAGAAGCATTGGTGAAGACTTAATAAATGCCGAGAAGATGAGAGGCTAAAGGATAAGTTTTCCTTCGTTCCTCTAATTATGCAGCAAAATTTAGTTTTATCTTTGTATATTTTAGTTTATAAACCACTAACCAAGTTACGAAAATAACAGTCACTAATTATGGATTTTTATATAATACCTTGAGACGCTTGATCTCATCATCAGGCAATACCTCACTGAAAAGACAACCCTTTGTATTGTTGCTTAATCTCAATTCAAATTCCGTTCTTCCCGAAGATTGTAGCTGTCCGTGATTAAGTAATGACCAAATTAAATCCTCCTCACCAATAACCGATTTTTTACCATTATAAATGATTTCAGCAACATCATGGAGTATATTAGCCGTTAGTCCCCAACAATTCCTCGTCCTAACATCGAATTCTTGATCTTCATGTGTTTCATCCTCTGATTCAGATGACAAATCTTCTACATCTTCTAACCAAGGAACCTCATTGTGAttcaattgaggaaaaacaaatgaGCGTAAATTCCAGGGTAACCCACCCCATTTGGTTTTGATATGGGACTGTTTCAAACATTCCTTTGGATGGAATATCTCAGAAGGCGGCTGTAGGAAGTCTCTCAAAGGAACGCTGAATATACTGGCCGATTCACCAGGATTTAGAACCAAGTCCCTCAAAATCCTCTCATGATGTTGGGTGTTTTCGTTCCAATTGATAAACCCAATACAGGGGGTAACAGCCAAGAAGGTTCTAGCCAAATAGCTCGGTAAAGtcttcaattcatcaagtACAAAGCCATATTTATTACGCAATAGAGAGTTGTGCCTGGAAATCCCAATCTCTTCCTCCATTTCACGTCTTGCACATTGAAATTCAGACTCCAACCCATGGTCAGCTTTACCGCCAGGTAGAGATATATGCCCCGAgaagtttttcaattttctaGACCTTTTGGTCAATATCACGCGTAACTCACCTTCCTTAccaagaaacaacaaaaccATTACAGCAGAACGACGCTTAACAGGTACTTTGTGCCAGACAGAGACATTGCTTTGCGCCTTGAAAAACTGTGGCTTGAAATTCACAAGATTGATGAGATAACGAGATTCCATTGCGTGTCTTGTGATACGGGTAT carries:
- a CDS encoding uncharacterized protein (PKUD0C03110; similar to Saccharomyces cerevisiae YLR151C (PCD1); ancestral locus Anc_8.365), whose translation is MSYLSSACATPSSYSSCAISSRARVLLYAPQALSKLQQVKIMSPNREIPLDKEQLQHLVDSWETRPTRSLPTLHKQSLPPPPLPNSNYHTRITRHAMESRYLINLVNFKPQFFKAQSNVSVWHKVPVKRRSAVMVLLFLGKEGELRVILTKRSRKLKNFSGHISLPGGKADHGLESEFQCARREMEEEIGISRHNSLLRNKYGFVLDELKTLPSYLARTFLAVTPCIGFINWNENTQHHERILRDLVLNPGESASIFSVPLRDFLQPPSEIFHPKECLKQSHIKTKWGGLPWNLRSFVFPQLNHNEVPWLEDVEDLSSESEDETHEDQEFDVRTRNCWGLTANILHDVAEIIYNGKKSVIGEEDLIWSLLNHGQLQSSGRTEFELRLSNNTKGCLFSEVLPDDEIKRLKVLYKNP
- a CDS encoding uncharacterized protein (PKUD0C03090; similar to Saccharomyces cerevisiae YIL156W (UBP7) and YKR098C (UBP11); ancestral locus Anc_5.712); translation: MDNNHMLKVQRRISLQTKARDELQELPESVIKSIAQHQNALFNNKLSMLEKAYSLEREDAKFKKIMNDWVYIASNYCFLLVENHLDGCDELAVELFTAFHIILTNALLPNRNNLLLSDVERQYIEIFRVKHNTLMQSRRSRYYSIIIKYLNRLKKIDEMNINASQKRRSLDPKAFQSIQLRSPSELYPQTGMGKLRLSGSSLEEATSSDSSDNDSVLEMMHSLKTIDIETFLQVDPRNLTIINIQVRKLNSQKRNIITIDPSLVSDSASIDHLIIPYLKQNEVIVLFSKSPNISGLETEMFNQLSKRGFDDIYWLQGGFNTFKLHCISPQTFSPSTRSLLTPKIPLLNSDSYEHFNTTPSSRSPQVIPQPIPPPIPISQPLIKQTDVSINGIINGYSNNSQSNLNNLNNGSHNQHSIVSTSTTTYNEPSKLSYKPIVRLRNLGSTCYINSLIQCLFSLEKFRGFFLNDAKLKDYLTNLNGSKAWLTSSIHELFNDFYKYSPHNTQPPVIDMTRFLSIVAKKNPEFNIPHEQQDSSQFLYYIVDQLHKELKFSSSRALELHLVEINNRLSEKYTKYQYKLLEDEGYSYIKDLFNIREGVKMKCNRCGYTSVKYDTSIMLHLSINKRSTSLNEIMSFNFQPEEMSERLGNAWSCDGCKESEKRFNELQDKVDTYYDIINATTKLEPGINEQHHKKKKKFFRPFGITSSKGPKHSDSEVISRQESVDPEMEKFINSFTDAEKSEYDKLLDITTRERVAYRTVEIIDLPNILVICLSLFHPNKQDTKVNMKSLKFPEKLTMEYESCCRVYKLNSWVDHWGGSLDSGHYTATVDLLSTQWLVCDDDKIQPAYSKMGGVDDSNVYLLFYEAL
- a CDS encoding uncharacterized protein (PKUD0C03100; similar to Saccharomyces cerevisiae YHR069C (RRP4); ancestral locus Anc_5.345), with product MSVISITLAKPRDRHENEHEEDSMMQDDELDDILETKKRQVLGLENNTIVTPGELITEDATWMRGHGTYYLDEHTYTSTAGVVSKVNKLLSVIPFNGRYRPETGDHVVGRIIGISNKRWKVELGAEHAGVLLLGAVNLPGGVLRRKSDSDELQMRSILKEGDLLNCEVQSTFSDGSASLHTRSLKYGKLRNGVFVKVSSSLIVRTKNHMHDLPGGVSVILGVNGYCWIFKTKINANAGEVNKSIGKAESELTAANKGYSIGMGSVSITRLEEESSWEIYSDKNDDISSNLKETISRYRCCLVALGFCNIAIDVKRLVKAYEISLGYGDVNSLISGDVKRSIGEDLINAEKMRG